DNA from Bernardetia sp.:
AAATACATTGAGCAGACAATCGAAAATAGATTCTTCCAACACAATCGCAGTCAGCAAAACAAACAATGGCTACATCAAACCATAGAAGAACGATTGAAAAGAGATTTTTATAAGAATGAAAATGTCAAAAATCAATTAGTAGAACTAGAAAATCAAGTAGCTAATGGAAACCGAAATGCTGTAGAAGTAGCTAAAGAACTTTTAGAAAACTATTATCAAGAAATATAAATTATACTAGATATTTTTAAATAGCCTTTTATTCAAATTGAATAATTTTAAGATATTGTATTGCTTAATTTCTCAAAAAAATGTATTTTGAGTTTGAATATTAATCCTATACTTTTCTATCCTACAAAATTAAGATTATACTGCTCACTAATTTTACTTTTTACAGCCTTTTTATTTGTCTTTCCTAACACATAAGAAAAGGCTATTAATTTAGAAAATGTATGATTTCTGTTCCAGACATGTTAGTTGAAGACCAAAACACACACGACACTACTTTAATTTCTAAAGAAAATATGGAGCATATTCTCGTTCCCATTAATTTTACCCCAGCTACTGACATTTCTTTAGCTCACGCCATTGGAATTGCTCAAGCCTCTCAAAAAACGGTTATTATGTGCCATTTTGTTACTTCAACAATACCGTTAGGCGCAAATGCAGTGCTACACAAGAAAGAAATTAAGGAAAAACATGACAAAGCTTACATGGAAATGCGTGTTTTACTCACTCAATATGCAAATCATACGTATGATGAAACTGCACAGCCTGTTTTGATTGAGCCTTTAGTGATGGAAGGACATCCAGATGAATCGATAGAAAAGATAGTACAAGACAATTCTATTTCTATGGTGGTTTTGTCGCATAAAGACAGTAACGAAATCAAGGATTTATTTTTAAACAATAAAGTAGTTAGGGAAGCTAATTGTCCTATTCTGACTATTCCAGAAGATGCTATTTACAAACCACTAAATCATGTGGTGTATGCAGCCAACTTCGATGGTAATGATGCTAAAAGAATACGAGATTTGATAGAACTTACCAGCAGTTTTGATGCAAAACTAGACTGTCTGCACGTCTGTACGGATGGTAAAAAACTGCGAGAAGAAAATGAAAAAATGCAAGAGCTGCAAGCAGAGTTTGATGTCGTTTTGTTTAGCAAACTTAGCTTTAAAGTGATTCGTGATTCGAAAAGTGTTACGGTGGGTTTAGAAAACTACCTTTCCAAGAACAAGCCAGATATGCTTGTTATGCTCAAAACAGAACAAAATTTCTTCAAAAAACTTTTTAGCAACAAGACAAGCATTCGGAAAATGGCTCTTGACAATGGAATGCCTATTATGATGTACAGAGAACCTAAATAGAGATAGTGATTAATGAATAACTATCCATCAATCACTAAATAATTTAATCTAACTTGAACATAATCGGTATATTCATCCTTACTTTTACTACTTTTCCACGTTGGCGAGCAGGAGTCCATTTAGGAGATTCCATCAAAACACGTTTAGCTTCTTCATCTAGCCC
Protein-coding regions in this window:
- a CDS encoding universal stress protein, with product MISVPDMLVEDQNTHDTTLISKENMEHILVPINFTPATDISLAHAIGIAQASQKTVIMCHFVTSTIPLGANAVLHKKEIKEKHDKAYMEMRVLLTQYANHTYDETAQPVLIEPLVMEGHPDESIEKIVQDNSISMVVLSHKDSNEIKDLFLNNKVVREANCPILTIPEDAIYKPLNHVVYAANFDGNDAKRIRDLIELTSSFDAKLDCLHVCTDGKKLREENEKMQELQAEFDVVLFSKLSFKVIRDSKSVTVGLENYLSKNKPDMLVMLKTEQNFFKKLFSNKTSIRKMALDNGMPIMMYREPK